One window of the Helicoverpa zea isolate HzStark_Cry1AcR chromosome 7, ilHelZeax1.1, whole genome shotgun sequence genome contains the following:
- the LOC124631988 gene encoding cytochrome P450 6B2-like yields MLQLPLILLGLVLLLTWYLIGRHNENYWKARGVKFYSKNKVIGPSWDYLFTKGAMFEKFGELYKAYRNEPVVAIGQILTPSLFVIDAKNVQHVLSSDFQSFNHRGLDSVEGDQLTESITLLNGPKWKLMRKTMTPLFTSSKLKNMYYIMDKCAQDFVTYLKRDPKLWKGNFFESAMLYCNAAVCAAIFGIGEQSTFESPFLKFAKDVSISSFKNNMKFTFFSLAPKLFTMLGLKVFKEHEDFFVGAIGDVIKQREEENVKRHDFADLCVQLQKNGTLKDQATGYELEPTTGLLSAQAFFFFTAGVEPAADGIFATFALLSQHPEILQKVHQEIDEYFEKYDGKITYDVVCDMEYVDKVLSESLRMFPPIGFLTRQCIHDTVLPVGNVKVAKGTKLFTPIYEIHHDPKYYPDPEVFDPERFSKERRPNDDLYMPFGMGNRTCIGARYSKLQLLAAIVHVLRSFTLKPIPESQQKKVTFLRHAIGVRIGNVKVELIPRDTK; encoded by the coding sequence ATGTTACAACTACCACTGATTTTATTAGGATTAGTTCTCTTACTAACGTGGTACCTAATCGGTAGACATAATGAAAACTATTGGAAGGCACGTGGTGTGAAGTTCTACAGCAAGAACAAAGTGATTGGACCATCTTGGGACTACCTCTTTACGAAAGGTGCAATGTTCGAGAAATTTGGTGAACTATACAAAGCGTATAGAAATGAGCCGGTTGTAGCCATTGGACAAATCCTGACACCTTCATTGTTCGTCATAGATGCCAAGAACGTGCAACACGTATTATCCTCAGACTTTCAATCTTTCAATCATAGAGGACTTGATAGTGTGGAGGGTGACCAACTGACTGAGTCCATAACCCTACTAAATGGACCCAAGTGGAAGTTAATGCGAAAAACCATGACTCCATTATTCACATCAAGCAAATTGAAGAACATGTATTACATTATGGACAAATGTGCGCAAGACTTCGTGACTTATTTAAAACGTGACCCCAAACTATGGAAAGGCAATTTCTTTGAATCTGCCATGCTTTACTGCAATGCTGCCGTTTGTGCTGCTATTTTTGGAATCGGAGAACAATCAACATTTGAGTCCCCATTTCTGAAGTTTGCTAAAGATGTGTCGATTTCATCTTTCAAGAATAATATGAAGTTCACATTCTTTTCTCTTGCCCCGAAGCTATTTACGATGTTAGGGTTGAAAGTGTTTAAGGAGCATGAGGACTTTTTCGTTGGAGCAATAGGTGACGTAATTAAACAGAGAGAAGAAGAGAACGTAAAAAGGCACGATTTCGCTGATTTATGTGTTCAACTGCAGAAGAATGGTACTCTGAAGGATCAAGCGACGGGTTATGAATTGGAGCCTACGACTGGCTTGTTGTCCGCGCAGGCATTCTTCTTCTTCACGGCGGGTGTGGAACCGGCTGCCGACGGCATTTTTGCAACATTCGCTTTACTCAGTCAGCACCCAGAAATTTTACAAAAGGTTCACCAAGAAATTGACGAATATTTCGAAAAATACGACGGGAAAATAACATACGACGTTGTTTGTGACATGGAGTATGTAGATAAAGTGCTTAGTGAGTCGCTAAGAATGTTCCCACCGATTGGTTTTTTGACTAGACAGTGCATTCATGACACTGTGCTGCCAGTTGGTAATGTCAAAGTAGCTAAGGGAACAAAACTGTTCACACCTATTTATGAAATACATCATGATCCCAAATATTACCCGGACCCTGAAGTGTTTGACCCGGAACGATTCTCTAAGGAGAGGAGACCCAACGATGATCTTTATATGCCATTTGGAATGGGAAACAGGACATGCATAGGAGCCAGGTATTCTAAATTGCAACTTTTGGCAGCTATAGTTCACGTTCTTAGATCATTTACTCTTAAACCTATCCCAGAAAGCCAGCAGAAGAAAGTAACATTCCTCCGACATGCGATTGGTGTAAGAATAGGAAATGTAAAAGTGGAGCTTATTCCTAGAGATACAAAATGA
- the LOC124631820 gene encoding cytochrome P450 6B2-like, with product MFLPIILSGLVVVLTWYVMGKRNENYWKSRGVKFYGKNKVTGPFWDYFATQGALFEKFNNLYNEFRKEPAVGLGQILTPSLFVIDAKNVQHVLAHDFQSFYHRGFDPAEDDQLADSITMMNGPRWKLMRKSMTPLFTANKLKNMYYTMDKSAQDFVDYLKANPNKWNGDFYNSAMLYCNAAICSAIFGIGTKSTFDSPFLEVARNISFSGFKNNMKFTLLSLAPSLMKSLGVKLFKDYEDFFIGAIGEVIKNKEKGITSRNDFADLCISLQKNGTLKDQTTGYEMEPTTGHLAAQAFFFFSAGVEPTAAAIFSTFYCMARHPDVLEKVHQEIDEHFEKHNGQITYNVISEMEYVDKVINEAMRIFPPIGVLTRKCVQDTVLPVGNIKVEKTGQVRVGLVHEGFRKLQLNQPISKTIRDTLIKPKIVERVN from the coding sequence ATGTTTCTACCCATCATTTTATCCGGCCTTGTCGTAGTGTTAACATGGTACGTAATGGGAAAACGCAATGAAAACTACTGGAAGTCACGTGGTGTGAAGTTCTACGGCAAGAACAAAGTGACAGGACCGTTTTGGGACTACTTCGCAACTCAAGGCGCATTGTTCGAAAAATTTAATAATCTGTATAATGAGTTCAGAAAAGAGCCAGCGGTAGGCCTTGGACAAATTTTAACGCCTTCATTGTTCGTCATAGACGCCAAGAACGTCCAGCATGTCTTAGCACATGACTTCCAGTCTTTCTATCACCGAGGATTCGACCCCGCGGAGGATGACCAATTGGCCGATAGTATAACGATGATGAATGGACCCCGATGGAAGTTGATGAGAAAAAGTATGACCCCATTGTTCACGGCAAACAAATTAAAGAACATGTATTACACTATGGATAAAAGTGCCCAGGATTTTGTGGATTATTTGAAAGCCAATCCTAACAAGTGGAACGGCGATTTTTACAACTCTGCCATGTTGTATTGTAACGCGGCTATATGCAGTGCAATTTTCGGGATTGGAACAAAATCAACATTTGATTCACCCTTCCTTGAAGTAGCCAGAAACATATCATTTTCAGGTTTTAAGAACAATATGAAATTCACTCTCCTAAGTCTTGCGCCAAGTTTGATGAAATCTTTGGGAGTTAAACTTTTTAAAGATTATGAAGACTTTTTCATTGGTGCTATAGGCGAAGTTATAAAGAATAAGGAAAAAGGAATTACATCGAGGAACGATTTCGCTGATTTATGTATCAGCCTTCAAAAAAATGGTACCTTAAAAGATCAAACGACTGGATATGAAATGGAGCCTACGACTGGTCATCTAGCGGCACAggcattcttcttcttctcagcGGGTGTAGAACCAACCGCAGCTGCTATCTTCTCAACATTTTACTGTATGGCTCGACATCCTGATGTATTAGAAAAAGTTCACCAAGAAATTGACGAACATTTTGAAAAACACAATGGACAAATAACTTACAATGTCATTAGTGAAATGGAGTATGTAGATAAGGTGATAAATGAGGCGATGAGGATATTCCCCCCTATTGGGGTTTTAACTAGAAAATGTGTTCAAGACACTGTTCTACCTGTCGGCAATATCAAAgtagaaaaaaccggccaagtgcgagtcggactcgtgcacgaagggttccgtaaattacagttaaatcaacctatctcaaaaactataagagatactttgatcaaaccaaaaatcgttgaaagagttaattag